In Bos indicus isolate NIAB-ARS_2022 breed Sahiwal x Tharparkar chromosome 25, NIAB-ARS_B.indTharparkar_mat_pri_1.0, whole genome shotgun sequence, the DNA window ctctctcacacacacacatatacactttctctcacacacattcctctctttctctcacacacacacacacacactccgcCCCACTGCTGGGTCCTGCCTCCCTCTGTGAAGCCCAGCCGGGACGTTCAACCGTGTGTGCCCGGCACTTGGCTGGGGGTCCCGCCGCTCGCCTGCCCACCCCAGGAGCAGAAGAGCTGCACAGAGGCCCCCCAGCGGAGGGACGGGGAGCCCAGGTGGGATCTCGGAGCCCCACCTCTCCTCGAACTTGGCCGAGTGCGGGTAGAACTGCACGTCGGTGCTCTGGTTGTTGTAGCGGCAGCAGGCCTCGTCGATGTTGTAGGCCTCCACCTTGTCGGACCAGTCCATCTCGCAGGTTTCCTTGTGCTCCCAGTTCAGCCTGCGGGCGGACAGTGGGCAGGGCCTGCGTCAGGGCGGGTGGGGAGCTGGGCACACCCCGACGCTGGGCACAGCCAGCCCCCAGACGGCAGGGGAGCCTCATCTGCTGACGGTGGGCCCCGGGGTGCTGGTCTGGCTCTAGATGTCCAGGCCCCTTGGCCACCCCCACCTGCCCAGTGCCCCTTCCCTGCCCTGTGCTTCTGGCTGTGGCCGGAGACAGTCTGTCACCTCTTGGAGCCTCGGGGCCGGGTCAGCCGACCTCCTGCCTACAGTGGCCTGAGGGGTAGGGGGACAGGGTTGCCCCGAGGGCAGCTCTGGAGGCCACCCAGACCCACCGAATCTGGCTCACGGCCTGCATGATGGTCCTTTTCAGGAGCTCCTGAATGTTCCGGATGAGCTCGGCCTCCTGGGGGAGAAGACCCCCGCCCCTGGTGAGAGTCTGAGGACCTCCGGCTCTTAGACCCCGAGGAGGAGCAGAGTTTGGGGTGACGCCCAGTGGGACTGGGCCCTGCTTGTGGCCCCAGTCTCTTTGGTGGAAATGGGGGCGAGCTTGGTTATCATAGTGGATTTATTCTGGGCTTGGAGCACCCTGTCTGGGGCACTGCAGTGGGTTCTTTGGGGGTCTTCTATGGGCTGTGGGGAGCATCAGCCAAAGGTGGTTCCCACTTGCTGGGCACGCAGCACCCCTGGGCTCTGGGCCACCACTGGCGCCTGCCCACGGGCCCCAGAGAACCCGGCAATAGCCTCTGAGGACCCTATCAACTGAGTCCCCACCCAGGACTGCCCTCACACGCCCAGGACACACGGGAACCCTgtgtttcctcctgcctccctgacGGGTTCATTTCCTGCGGAGGAAAAGCCCTCCCCGGATCCGAATCTTCGCCTCCCCCGGGCTCTAAGCCCTTGTGTCCAGTTCTGACCCGTGGGCCCGCCTTCCTGTCCTGACTCGGTTGTCCATGTACTGCTGGGTGGGGCACCTGGCTCAGAACAGAGCCATCACTCCTGGAGCCTTGGGAGGTTCTTGAGTGAATGAGTGTGAGGGTGGGGCTgtagggggagggcaggggaagggccTGGGCTTAGGGGAGGCACCCAGATTTGAGGGGGTCCCCAGGTGCCTGACTGTGTGCATGTCTCCCCGTCTCATGAGTGCTTGTGGCTGCAGCATGCTCGCAGCTGAGGCCCTTCCCCGCCAGCATCAGGGGCCTGGCCCGGGTGACCCCCAGTCCTTCGGGGCTGCCCCAAGGACAGGTCCTGCTGGGTGTCTGTGGGATGCACGAGGCCTCCACCCCACCTTCACCGTCCACACCTGCACGCTGGTCTGAGGCTAGATTTCCAATACGGACATCAATTGGCAGGGTGGGGGTGTGTTAGGGCTCCACCTCTGTGAACTCAGGGTTAGGCTTCATCTGTATGACCCATGGTGACCAGAGAGGCAGTTCAGCAGGTGCCGGGACCCAGGGGCGACTGAGGGACCACCCAGTAGGTACCGGTGCCACCACGACCTGACCAGAAGGGTCTCCCTTCCTCTGAACACATTACAACCCCAGCCAGCCGCCCCTGGGGCCCATCTCAGGCCCTTCCTGGTTTCCTGGGGGCCGAGTCCTGCCCTGCCTCAGGCCAACATCATCCCGGCACACGTTCCAGGATGAATGCCACCATGGCCTGGGCCCTGCCTCGCCCCAAGTGGGAGCCGGGGTAGGACGGGCACAGCAGGAACCCTGCACCCGGGGCTGGGCCAAGTGGACAAGCACCAGGCTCCAGCCTTGCCCGCCGTGCAGGGGGGCACCCAGGCCACGGTGCCCCTCACCAAGCAGGGCCTGAGTGGCCCACCTTGCAGGGAACTCAGCCTTGCCCAGCACCCACTGTGGGGACCAGGCTGAGGGAAGGCCAGGCCTggcaccctctcccctccccccaggcagCCTGAgttccacccctgcccccagctgggGAGGCCCCAGGACCAGTTGGTTCTGGCACCCCACCCCTCTGTGCCTGGGTGTATGCTCGAGTGTCCCCACGTGTGCAGAGTGCAGGCTCCCAGGGGTGCCTGAGCACCGAGGCTCTGCACAGTCAAGTCGAGGGGGGAACACGGGGAAGGTCGTGCTCCCTGGAGAGAGCTGGGAGGCCGGTCTGCGGCTCCGGGGACGGGGCAGCCGAACCTTCAGCAGCTCGATCTCCACACAATCGCGCACGAGGTCGGGGTGCTGACGGCGCTCGCGGCACTGCAGGTTGTCTGTGACGATGGAGAAGGGCCCGGCCGTGGCATCCAGGGCGCGCTCCAGCCGCTGCTTCTGGGCCAGCAGCAGCTCGGTCTCGGAGACCAGCTCCTCCACCTGGCGCTGCAGCTCCGACTTCCAGCCGTGCATGTCCTGCAGGCGCTCGCCCACCTTCCTCGTGGAGTCCTGCTGCGTGCGCTGTGCCAGCGCCTCGGTCTCCGCCGCCAGCTGCTGGCTCTCATGGCGCTGCCTCTCCGACTGGTCACGGTCGGCGAAGGCCTGGTGGTAGCGGGCATAGCAGTTCTGGAACCACTCGTCCAGCAGGTACTTGGCCGTGCGGAAGCCAGAGGTGGCCAGGCCCGAGGACGTGTGGGCGCCCGTGTTTCGGGCCACATCGTACAGCTTGCGGGGCAGCTGGCATGCTGGCACCGTCTGTGGGGCGGGCTCCTTGGTCAGGAGTATGTCCGTCTGTGCCATGGCGCCGCCCAGGCACTGGcgggagtggggagagagggaggggggccACTCAGCTCGCTCAGCAGGGCAGCTCCAGCCACTGGGTCCCCAAGCAGGACGTGGCTTCTGGTCTCCCGGAGACCAGTACACACCAAGCCCTCCTGTTGCTAGGCAACTGGAAttctcccccctcccaccacctggTGGCCCTCTTAAAGGGCCAGGCAGGCCCCAGCCCCACCTGTCCTGGCCACGCCTCGTACCTGCCAGAGGAGCTGCACGAAGGCCAGGCCTTTGTCTCCTATGTCAGACTTGTTCCCGGGCAGTGCTCTCCTGGGCATCCACGTGTCCCTGATGGGGGTTGACTCAGCCTCCAGTGGGGGCCTTGAATCAGATCCGCAGATCTGCCCCATAGGAAGGAGGCAGGTCCTGTCATGGGGACAGTGTCCCCAAGACCACCCAGGGCCTGGCCTGTGTCTCCTGGTCCCTGGGCCGCTTGTTgtccttcagttgctcagtcgaatcctactctgggaccccatggactgcagtctgccaggcttccctgtccatcaccatctcctagagtttgctcaaactcatgttgcttcagtcgatgatgccatccacccatctcatcctctgtctccccttatcctcctgccttcaatctttcccagcatcaaggtcttttccagtgagtcagttcttcgaatctggtggccaaagtattggaacttcagctgcagcgtcagttcttctaatgaacactcagggttgatatccttcaGGATtttctggtttgatctcattgctgtccaggttactctcaagagtcttctccaacaccacagtcctaaagcatcaatttttcggcactcagtcttctttatcaTTCAACTCTCACGACACTGGAAAAAgaatagctttgacaatatggaccgttgttggcaaagtcacgtctctgctttttaatacactgtctaggtttgttatagcttttcttccaaggagcaagcgtcttttaatttcatggctgcagtcactgtcctcagtgatcttggagcccaagaaaatagtctgtcactgtttccattgttccccatctatttgccgtgaagtgataggatgggaattttccacagtttattgtgatccacacagtcaaaggctttgtcatacctgacctgcctcttgagaaatctgtatgcaggtcaggaagcaacagttagaactggacatggaacaacagactggttccaaatcggaaaaggagtacgtcaaagctgtatattgtcaccctgcttatttaacttatatgcagagtacatcatgagaaacgctggactggaagaaacaaaagctggaatcaagattgccgggagaaatatcaataacctcagatatgcagatgacaccacccttatggcagaaagtgaagaagaattaaagagcctcttgatgaaagtgaaagaggagagtgaaaaagttggcttaaagctcaacattcagaaaacaaagatcatggcatccagtcccatcacttcatgggaaatagatggggaaacagtggaaacagtgtcaggctttatttttgggggctccaaaatcactgcagatggtgactgcagccatgaaattaaaagacgcttacttcttggaaggaaagtcatgaccaacatggatagcatattcaaaagcagagccattactttgccaacaaatgtccatctagtcaaggctatggtttttctagtggtcacgtatggatgtgagagttggactgtgaagaaggctgagtgccaaagaattaatgcttttgaactgtggtgttggagaagactcttgagagtcccttggactgcaaggagatccaaccagtccattctgaaggagatcagtcctgggatttctttggaatgaatgatgctaaagctgaaactccagtactttggccacctcatgtgaagaattgactcattggaaaagactctgatgctggagggattgggggcaggaggagaaggggacgacagaggatgagatggctggatggcatcaccaactcaatggacatgagtctgagtgcattccgggagttggtgatggacagggaggcctggcgtgctgcgatttatggggttgcaaagagttggacacgactgagtgactgaactggaactgaactgaactgataggatgggatgccgtgatctttggttttttaatgttgagctttaagccagctttttcactctctttttcactttcatcaagaggctctttaattcctcatcgctttctgccattagggtggtgtcatctgcgtatctgaggtttctgatatttctcccagtaatctcatttccatcttgtgcttcacccagcccggcatttcacatgatgtactctgcatataaattaattaatcagggtgacaatatacagccttgatgttctactttctcaattttgaaccagtccattgttccatgtctgattctaacttgCCTCTTGACCTTCGCTTGGTATTGGTAGGGTGACATCTCTAAGTGCCCCCTCCTGGGCGGGGAGTCCAAGAGCCCTGTCGATTCCCAACATGACCGGCAGAGGGAAACGTTGGCTGTGAAATGAGGTAAGGaagcagggaaggtggtctggttttcccatctcttaaagaattttccactttttgttgtgatccacagagtcaaaggctttaatgtagtccaggaagcagaggtagatattttttctggaattcccttgcttttttaggatccagcggatattggcaatttgatctctggttccttcttcttttctaaatccagcttgaacatctggaagttctcagttcacatactgttgaagcctagcttgaaggattttgagcattactttgctagcatgtgaaatgagcacaattgtgtgatagtttaatggcaacccactccagtattcttgcctggagaattctatggatggaggagcctggtgggctgcaatccatggggtcgcaaagagttgaacacgactgagcaacttcactttcactttgaacattttttggcattgcccttctttaggattggaatgaaaactgagcttttccagttctgtggccactgctgagttttccaaatttgctggcatattgagtgcctcactttcacagcatcatcttttaggatttgaaatagctcagctggaatttcatcacctccagtagTGTAGCAATgtttcataaggcccacttgacttcacagccCAAGATGTCTGCCTCCAGGTGAGTGACCACCACACCATCTGAGTTAtacgggtcattaagacctttattgtacagttctactgtgtatttttgccatctcttcttaatctcttctgcttcttttaggtccttacgtttcctgtcctttattttgctcatttttgcatgaaatattgccTCAgtgtctctagttttcttgaggagatctgtagtctttctcattctgttgttttcctttactttGCATTGTTCCCtagagaaggctttcttatctctccttactcttctttggaattctgcattcttgggtatatctttccctttctcctttgcctttcacttctcttcttttctcagctatttgtaaagccttctcagaaaCCGatttgccttcttacatttctttttcttgcagatagttttggtcaccacctcctgtacaaagttgcaaacctccatccatagatcttcagacactctgtctatcagagctaATCCTTTGAATCAATTTGTCTcctccactgtttaatcataagggatttgatttaggccatgcttgaatggcctagtggtttcccctactttcctcaatttgagcctgaattttgcaatatggagctgatgatctgagtcatagtcagctccaggccttgtttttgctgactgtttagaggttctcctggaggaggaaatggaaacccaatccagtattcttgccttggaagttccacggacagaggagactttgggagctacaattcatggggtggcaaagagaccgacatgacagagcgactgagcaTCACGTGGAGttcctccatcttcagctgcaagaATATCATGGATCTGATTTCATTGCTTGATGCCCAACATGGCCAGCAGAGGGCGATAGTGACCGTGAAATGCTGGAGCAGGGGCAGGTGTAGGTATGGATTTATCAAATGTATCGGTTTCCAAACCTCAACTGTGTCAGAAAAATTGAGCTTTACAGGACAGCCCTGCTCCCTTCCCAGCGGTGTTCATTCGGACAGCGATCTGAGGCTGCGCTGGGGTCAGCAAAGCTCTGAGGCCCCAAGGACAGGCTGCTCGCACACCCAGGACAGGACGCTGCCCTCCCCACAGCGGGGCTCTGGAGGGCGCCCCCCCAGATTGCTCCTCCTGGAGGTCGGACCCTCTCATGAGCCCTTCCCTGTCTAATCCTTTAGGGTAAACTGAGGTagggggaggcaggtggggggaGAGGAAGGTGAGATGATGACACACTTAAGCAGGAGCGCGCACCGCCCACACCAGCTGCACCAAAAGCAGAGCGGACCCCGAGCCACGGGCAGGCTGGCACAGCGGGAGGCCGCAGGCAGGCTGGCACAGCGGGAGGCCGCGGGCAGGCTGGCACAGCGGGAGGCCGCAGGCAGGCTGGCACAGGATCTAGCAGGTGGAGTGGATCAGAGAGGGTGTGGTCCCAGCACCTGGGGAGCTAACtgacagggagaggggagcctggggtgggAGTCTTAAGGCCCTTGTCGGGAGTGGAAGTCCCTGGACAGGAGGGAGAAGCTCCTGGTTGTTCTTCTTGTTGCTCAGTCCTCtctgacaccccatggactgcagcacgccaggcttccctgtccttcaccacctcctagaGTTTGGTTAGATTCATgttattgagtcggtgatgccatccaaccatctcatcctctgtcgtcccctctccccctgccttcagtctttcccagcatcaagctgTTTTCCAGTGAGGTGGCTCTTTgaatctggtggccaaagtattggagcttcagctttagcatcagtccctccagtgaatattcatggttgatttccttcgGGATtttctggtttgatctcattgttGTCCAggttactctcaagagtcttctttaccACCACAGTcccaaagcatcaatttttcggcactcagcctggtttatcgtccaactctcacatccatataggatgctggaaaaaccatagctttgactacatggacctttgttggcaaagtgatgtttctgctttttaatacactgtctaggtttgccatggcttt includes these proteins:
- the TEKT4 gene encoding tektin-4, which produces MAQTDILLTKEPAPQTVPACQLPRKLYDVARNTGAHTSSGLATSGFRTAKYLLDEWFQNCYARYHQAFADRDQSERQRHESQQLAAETEALAQRTQQDSTRKVGERLQDMHGWKSELQRQVEELVSETELLLAQKQRLERALDATAGPFSIVTDNLQCRERRQHPDLVRDCVEIELLKEAELIRNIQELLKRTIMQAVSQIRLNWEHKETCEMDWSDKVEAYNIDEACCRYNNQSTDVQFYPHSAKFEESASTPETWAKFTQEHLYRAERERLASVNLRNLIDCILQDTSEDLRLQCDAVNLAFGRRCEELEDARHKLEHHLRKTLREISDQEHNIAALKQAIKDKEAPLKVAQTRLYQRSHRPNVELCRDAAQFRLASEVEELNLSLAALKEKLLEAEQSLRNLEDTRMSLEKDIAIKTNSLFIDRHKCMAHRAHYPTVLQLAGYQ